The Sciurus carolinensis chromosome 18, mSciCar1.2, whole genome shotgun sequence genome contains a region encoding:
- the Mrm2 gene encoding rRNA methyltransferase 2, mitochondrial, producing MAGYLKLVCAALQRQSFHTAGCYSKSRTGAEHLWLKRHLKDPFVKAAKVESYRCRSAFKLLEMNERHRILWPGLRVLDCGAAPGAWSQVAVQSVNATGRDPSSPVGFVLGVDLLHITPLEGATFLCPADVTDPKTLQKILELLPGGRADVILSDMAPNATGIRDLDHDRLISLCLSLLDMAPDVLHPGGTLLCKTWAGSQSQQFQKRLTEEFQNTRIVKPEASRKESSEVYLLAKQYRRRKGSVKP from the exons GTACTTGAAGCTGGTGTGTGCTGCCCTTCAGCGTCAGAGCTTCCACACTGCAGGGTGTTACTCTAAGAGCCGGACAGGCGCTGAGCACCTATGGCTGAAGCGCCATTTAAAGGACCCCTTTGTGAAGGCTGCGAAGGTGGAGAGTTATCGCTGTCGAAGTGCCTTCAAGCTTCTGGAGATGAATGAGAGGCATCGGATTCTGTGGCCTGGCCTCCGTGTTTTGGACTGTGGGGCAGCTCCTGGGGCCTGGAGTCAGGTGGCGGTGCAGAGCGTCAATGCCACAGGCAGAG ATCCTAGCTCTCCTGTTGGCTTTGTGCTTGGGGTAGATCTTCTTCACATAACCCCCCTGGAAGGAGCAACTTTTCTGTGCCCTGCTGATGTGACTGACCCGAAAACCTTACAGAAGATCCTTGAACTGCTTCCTGGTGGGAGGGCAGATGTGATTCTGAGTGACATGGCACCCAATGCCACTGGGATCCGGGATCTTGATCACGACAGGCTTATCAGCCTGTGCCTGTCACTTCTGGACATGGCTCCAGATGTTTTGCACCCAGGTGGAACGTTGCTTTGTAAGACGTGGGCTGGAAGTCAAAGCCAGCAGTTTCAGAAGAGATTGACAGAGGAATTCCAGAACACAAGAATTGTAAAACCTGAGGCCAGCAGGAAAGAATCATCAGAAGTGTACCTCTTGGCCAAACAGTACCGCAGAAGAAAGGGCTCTGTGAAGCCATGA